A single window of Drosophila suzukii chromosome 3, CBGP_Dsuzu_IsoJpt1.0, whole genome shotgun sequence DNA harbors:
- the meru gene encoding uncharacterized protein meru isoform X2 encodes MGFTAETIRKLRISLKHRDNFRDPLAMQLIPHTQPPTSFSMLKWLKKLLHLKKGKKMTPKPTNTPPKVPNKLKEKSLLGQKQSITNDLVLVIMPDQLYKGTENAAKAKLYKLAENRVSKQRRRRRSRHEVTKASIETFRTAIPSECNNNNYNNNCIRRRKDKPLRNSVRNKLASLHADMNVRYEKEYALTRQLSEKCRLYRLQNERYKGPEMELSVGQLQQNIEAYAEDIIKTEHELLELKNEIRHDISLINKLKRLTLEETEADTECKGGVAKQPQSSQEMENTPQVAKNTQEMLFVDNIYEFCDNNASMLV; translated from the exons ATGGGCTTTACTGCGGAAACAATCCGAAAG cTTCGCATATCATTAAAGCATCGAGATAACTTCAGAGATCCCCTGGCCATGCAACTAATACCCCATACACAACCGCCCACGAGTTTCTCGATGCTCAAGTGGCTCAAAAAACTGTTGCATCTTAAAAAGGGAAAGAAGATGACGCCTAAACCGACAAACACTCCTCCCAAAGTGCCTAACAAGTTGAAGGAGAAGAGTttgcttggtcaaaagcagtCGATTACCAATGATTTGGTATTGGTCATAATGCCAGACCAGCTTTACAAGGGTACCGAAAATGCTGCCAAAGCCAAGCTTTATAAACTGGCCGAGAACCGCGTCTCAAAGCAGCGACGTCGAAGGCGAAGTCGTCACGAGGTTACGAAGGCTTCAATCGAAACATTCAGAACAGCGATCCCCAGCGAGTGTAACAACAATAACTATAATAATAACTGCATAAGGAGGCGAAAGGATAAACCCTTACGCAATAGTGTTCGCAATAAGCTGGCATCCCTACATGCCGATATGAATGTTCGCTATGAGAAGGAATATGCGCTAACACGTCAGTTATCCGAAAAGTGCCGACTGTACCGCTTGCAGAACGAACGGTACAAGGGACCGGAAATGGAGCTATCGGTTGGGCAGTTGCAGCAAAATATCGAAGCTTATGCCGAGGACATCATTAAGACGGAACACGAACTGCTCGAACTAAAGAACGAGATCAGGCACGACATTTCTCTGATCAACAAATTAAAACGTCTGACCTTGGAGGAAACGGAGGCAGATACTGAATGTAAAGGAGGCGTGGCTAAGCAACCACAGTCCTCACAGGAAATGGAAAATACCCCTCAAGTTGCTAAAAACACGCAGGAAATGCTGTTTGTTGATAATATTTACGAGTTTTGCGATAATAACGCCAGTATGCTGGtatag
- the meru gene encoding uncharacterized protein meru isoform X3: MAPQQQNSTFIDDNLDSCPSLLNLPESPILPPRRCQNQDTNNNNNNNKQAAFEERLVDESVGEPPLAPPKAPAPPARQACKNKHGRENGNVGQASRRHRSISLYGVNSTVEQGHKEIPIWMDDGEARYVSGVTNKTTCDDIIKALIDDELSNGDGLYCGNNPKASHIIKASR, from the exons ATGGCGCCGCAACAACAGAACTCCACATTCATCGATGATAATCTGGACAGCTGTCCATCGCTGTTGAATCTACCTGAGAGCCCCATTCTTCCGCCGCGGCGATGTCAAAATCAAGACaccaacaataataataataataataagcagGCTGCATTCGAGGAGCGTTTGGTGGATGAATCGGTGGGGGAACCACCATTAGCACCGCCAAAAGCACCAGCACCACCAGCCCGGCAAGCATGCAAAAATAAACACGGCAGGGAAAACGGAAACGTTGGCCAGGCCAGTCGTCGCCACCGTTCCATTTCCCTCTATGGCGTTAATAGCACTGTG GAGCAAGGCCATAAGGAAATCCCCATCTGGATGGACGATGGAGAGGCGCGTTACGTATCGGGAGTGACGAACAAAACGACGTGCGATGACATAATCAAGGCGCTGATTGATGACGAACTGAGCAACGGCGATGGGCTTTACTGCGGAAACAATCCGAAAG cTTCGCATATCATTAAAGCATCGAGATAA
- the meru gene encoding uncharacterized protein meru isoform X1: protein MAPQQQNSTFIDDNLDSCPSLLNLPESPILPPRRCQNQDTNNNNNNNKQAAFEERLVDESVGEPPLAPPKAPAPPARQACKNKHGRENGNVGQASRRHRSISLYGVNSTVEQGHKEIPIWMDDGEARYVSGVTNKTTCDDIIKALIDDELSNGDGLYCGNNPKDGGQRNTAAASRDYGDYIITESWGGIERSYDGNMAILPVWRAWSRVHNELRISLKHRDNFRDPLAMQLIPHTQPPTSFSMLKWLKKLLHLKKGKKMTPKPTNTPPKVPNKLKEKSLLGQKQSITNDLVLVIMPDQLYKGTENAAKAKLYKLAENRVSKQRRRRRSRHEVTKASIETFRTAIPSECNNNNYNNNCIRRRKDKPLRNSVRNKLASLHADMNVRYEKEYALTRQLSEKCRLYRLQNERYKGPEMELSVGQLQQNIEAYAEDIIKTEHELLELKNEIRHDISLINKLKRLTLEETEADTECKGGVAKQPQSSQEMENTPQVAKNTQEMLFVDNIYEFCDNNASMLV from the exons ATGGCGCCGCAACAACAGAACTCCACATTCATCGATGATAATCTGGACAGCTGTCCATCGCTGTTGAATCTACCTGAGAGCCCCATTCTTCCGCCGCGGCGATGTCAAAATCAAGACaccaacaataataataataataataagcagGCTGCATTCGAGGAGCGTTTGGTGGATGAATCGGTGGGGGAACCACCATTAGCACCGCCAAAAGCACCAGCACCACCAGCCCGGCAAGCATGCAAAAATAAACACGGCAGGGAAAACGGAAACGTTGGCCAGGCCAGTCGTCGCCACCGTTCCATTTCCCTCTATGGCGTTAATAGCACTGTG GAGCAAGGCCATAAGGAAATCCCCATCTGGATGGACGATGGAGAGGCGCGTTACGTATCGGGAGTGACGAACAAAACGACGTGCGATGACATAATCAAGGCGCTGATTGATGACGAACTGAGCAACGGCGATGGGCTTTACTGCGGAAACAATCCGAAAG ATGGCGGCCAGAGGAATACGGCGGCAGCATCGCGTGACTACGGCGATTACATTATAACGGAAAGTTGGGGCGGCATAGAGCGGAGCTACGATGGCAACATGGCCATTTTGCCCGTTTGGCGCGCTTGGAGCCGTGTACACAATGAG cTTCGCATATCATTAAAGCATCGAGATAACTTCAGAGATCCCCTGGCCATGCAACTAATACCCCATACACAACCGCCCACGAGTTTCTCGATGCTCAAGTGGCTCAAAAAACTGTTGCATCTTAAAAAGGGAAAGAAGATGACGCCTAAACCGACAAACACTCCTCCCAAAGTGCCTAACAAGTTGAAGGAGAAGAGTttgcttggtcaaaagcagtCGATTACCAATGATTTGGTATTGGTCATAATGCCAGACCAGCTTTACAAGGGTACCGAAAATGCTGCCAAAGCCAAGCTTTATAAACTGGCCGAGAACCGCGTCTCAAAGCAGCGACGTCGAAGGCGAAGTCGTCACGAGGTTACGAAGGCTTCAATCGAAACATTCAGAACAGCGATCCCCAGCGAGTGTAACAACAATAACTATAATAATAACTGCATAAGGAGGCGAAAGGATAAACCCTTACGCAATAGTGTTCGCAATAAGCTGGCATCCCTACATGCCGATATGAATGTTCGCTATGAGAAGGAATATGCGCTAACACGTCAGTTATCCGAAAAGTGCCGACTGTACCGCTTGCAGAACGAACGGTACAAGGGACCGGAAATGGAGCTATCGGTTGGGCAGTTGCAGCAAAATATCGAAGCTTATGCCGAGGACATCATTAAGACGGAACACGAACTGCTCGAACTAAAGAACGAGATCAGGCACGACATTTCTCTGATCAACAAATTAAAACGTCTGACCTTGGAGGAAACGGAGGCAGATACTGAATGTAAAGGAGGCGTGGCTAAGCAACCACAGTCCTCACAGGAAATGGAAAATACCCCTCAAGTTGCTAAAAACACGCAGGAAATGCTGTTTGTTGATAATATTTACGAGTTTTGCGATAATAACGCCAGTATGCTGGtatag